The Argopecten irradians isolate NY chromosome 4, Ai_NY, whole genome shotgun sequence genome has a window encoding:
- the LOC138321491 gene encoding uncharacterized protein: protein MELRYSICILVTINIISSLGASDKSMTTKWFIEETSTTRTVHNLTNLIYQYYLICGSQFICEKQNYNFIKYHQPSPNLALCPQCSCAKDCVQNGTCCPDVMFSFPIPVCKDKSIIKSVYLGNDQSHMIVDCHEKSPQQTKEKCYKNFTDAEMMQNPPVTYTKYAFTFRNKHCAECNGIFFNYSNWGIDISCQMVSDFNFLSTYEEIIDKAKESNCNVMYDEDEDTSRYICEEFKELNDWPMAKSECNITGTWLKYDRDIESACNSDYSITDNGFTNVFCLMCNPPPYNVNTISSCNVSGNWAPYESELREACTKQDATPSTMPYKNLFCFLCNRNNTSHFRYQDVNAIVEESIITFSNIYNIRILEHALDYYDSVLESSRLDSHDNVQTLYTNAVSFNRSKLLKLHYATFGTNSYCSAKFPGGFFVNDTCSCDESCLFRNSKPFCCHDLLLDSPTSCLKASISGSKYFSLNFGAVVGCNDYTGDQVILNRCKSANPNDIFGILPVTYNGIVYKNLDCFRCNNPTINISHASVSDWELQFECDSHPHFKYFPSVIGIIEHFRRRNCNIQIVPAREYHVTKMSRIYCNRERVDRCNITGQWSKYDRDIELACETLDLFLPPHHGYKNVYCYICNNPIHPSINNTTSVTCHVSAENQYYGENIITACAEQPEVPGFGLYRNIFCRTCSIVNATIETMLWIPYMPDSSGSRGVQTSVRDMFSVYSSAMSVAAQALEVGSEKNTVYSVATNKVHNLTCFPGKMLVGSHCKPLLKNTENLLYVLSFSLEGYSGFLPQHLLDVMQQKLRSVISSINDSIVFDSIHMSLNKSCDTPFIINSVGVRILVHTTIFIPEKVDRILTERRLVNITREDFYVDNFTYFKTFPSYDAFTIPVILKTLPFASQCHVTYTNPKNYDFEKNFHASVVSDLLLCTHVILESQDFRIDGSYMSLSIGNNNRKFNPLEYMLIGTGARICLDDFRVISEEFLNTDEEMSEISKALGVFELICTVISLICLFMTFVTYCLFPVMRSIPGINNMNLVLVMFCAQLFFIVGYTRTSMPTFCTVIGILIHFFWLTTFTCMNVCSIHMYHVFTGDLMSGRNTNRWKKRIMMYMGYSHGLPVLVIVLNIIVLSSTSVDGGIGYGYTVCFINSTASFYITFFVPVILICISNIFFFTRTALKIKNTPKVESTKEKRNDFVIYIKLFSLTGITWILLVIDTLFTVSVFSFLVVFFTVCQGLFVFVSFVLNKRVLKRYEKLCGRETKNVSRDKSSSQTTQLMLTNSSSV from the exons ATGGAATTACGATATTCCATCTGTATACTAGTCACCATTAACATCATAAGTTCACTGGGAGCCTCTGATAAATCTATGACAACGAAGTGGTTCATTGAGGAAACTTCAACAACAAGAACTGTTCATAACCTAACCAATttgatttatcaatattatttaatCTGCGGTTCGCAGTTTATatgtgaaaaacaaaattataatttcatCAAATACCATCAGCCAAGTCCAAATTTAGCATTGTGTCCTCAATGTAGCTGCGCAAAAGATTGTGTGCAAAATGGGACGTGTTGTCCGGATGTTATGTTCTCATTTCCGATTCCGGTATGTAaagataaatctatcatcaAAAGTGTGTACCTAGGAAATGATCAAAGCCATATGATAGTGGATTGTCATGAAAAATCTCCACAACAAACGAAGGAAAAGTGCTATAAAAATTTTACAGATGCAGAGATGATGCAAAACCCACCAGTTACATACACAAAATACGCGTTCACGTTTCGCAATAAACATTGTGCAGAATGTAacggaattttttttaattattcaaattggggtatcgatatttcttgTCAAATGGTATCTGATTTCAATTTTCTTTCCACCTATGAAGAAATTATAGATAAAGCAAAGGAGAGTAATTGTAACGTTATGTATGACGAGGATGAAGACACTAGCAGGTATATATGTGAAGAATTTAAGGAGTTGAACGATTGGCCTATGGCTAAATCCGAATGCAATATCACAGGAACATGGTTAAAGTACGACAGAGATATAGAAAGTGCATGTAACTCGGATTACAGCATCACAGATAATGGATTCACAAATGTGTTCTGCTTGATGTGCAATCCGCCTCCGTACAACGTCAATACTATCAGCTCATGCAACGTTTCAGGTAACTGGGCACCATATGAATCAGAATTGCGGGAAGCCTGTACGAAGCAGGATGCTACTCCGAGCACCATGCCGTATAAAAATTTATTCTGCTTTCTCTGTAATCGAAACAACACAAGTCACTTCCGGTACCAAGATGTCAATGCTATCGTGGAAGAGAGCATCATCACCTTTTCAAATATCTATAACATCAGAATACTGGAACATGCTTTGGATTATTATGATTCTGTTTTAGAGTCCTCTAGGCTCGATAGCCACGATAATGTCCAAACGCTATACACCAATGCTGTGTCATTTAATAGAAGTAAACTCCTCAAGCTTCACTATGCTACATTTGGTACTAATTCATACTGTTCGGCGAAATTTCCTGGCGGTTTTTTTGTGAATGATACATGTTCTTGTGACGAAAGCTGCCTATTCCGTAATTCAAAGCCATTTTGCTGTCATGACCTCCTCCTGGACAGCCCAACATCATGTTTGAAGGCTTCAATATCAGGATCGAAGTATTTCTCCTTGAACTTTGGTGCGGTTGTTGGGTGCAATGACTATACAGGAGATCAGGTGATACTAAATAGATGCAAAAGTGCGAATCCAAATGACATATTTGGCATACTTCCAGTCACTTACAATGGCATTGTGTATAAAAATCTGGACTGCTTTCGATGCAATAACCctacaataaatatttcacatGCTTCTGTTTCTGATTGGGAATTGCAGTTTGAATGTGATTCACATCCCCATTTTAAATACTTTCCTAGTGTTATAGGGATTATAGAACACTTCAGACGTAGAAATTGCAATATACAGATTGTCCCAGCAAGAGAGTATCATGTAACAAAAATGAGCAGAATATATTGTAACAGAGAAAGAGTTGACAGATGCAATATTACTGGACAGTGGTCAAAATATGACAGAGATATTGAACTTGCTTGTGAAACTCTGGATTTATTCTTACCGCCTCATCATGGATATAAAAATGTGTACTGTTACATTTGCAATAACCCAATACATCCATCTATAAATAATACAACGTCTGTTACATGTCATGTGTCGGCAGAAAATCAGTACTATGGGGAAAATATAATTACGGCATGCGCAGAACAACCGGAAGTTCCTGGCTTTGGATTGTATCGGAACATATTTTGTAGGACTTGTTCAATTGTAAATGCAACTATAGAAACAATGTTATGGATACCATATATGCCTGATTCATCTGGTAGCAGAGGCGTTCAAACTTCTGTCCGCGACATGTTTAGTGTTTACAGTTCCGCGATGTCAGTAGCTGCGCAGGCGCTAGAGGTGGGAAGTGAGAAGAATACAGTGTACAGTGTAGCAACA AACAAAGTTCACAACCTAACTTGTTTCCCCGGGAAAATGCTGGTTGGTAGCCATTGTAAACCATTGCTAAAGAATACCGAAAATTTACTTTATGTGTTATCATTTTCCTTGGAAGGGTACTCAGGATTTCTACCACAACATTTGTTGGACGTCATGCAACAAAAACTGAGATCAGTGATCTCTTCTATAAACGATAGTATCGTTTTCGATTCCATACACATGTCGTTAAATAAGTCTTGTGACACACCATTCATCATAAACAGTGTAGGTGTACGGATACTGGTGCACACGACTATCTTCATTCCTGAAAAAGTGGATAGGATTCTAACAGAAAGAAGACTTGTAAATATCACCAGAGAAGATTTTTACGTTGATAATTTCACATATTTCAAAACCTTTCCATCTTATGACGCTTTTACGATTCCCGTGATTCTAAAGACTTTGCCTTTTGCCTCACAGTGTCATGTTACTTATACCAACCCCAAAAATTACGACTTCGAGAAGAATTTTCATGCATCTGTTGTATCGGACCTTCTGCTATGCACACACGTTATATTGGAATCACAAGATTTTAGAATAGACGGCTCATATATGAGTCTTTCTATTGGAAACAATAATCGAAAATTCAATCCTTTAGAATATATGTTAATAGGCACTGGCGCAAGGATTTGTCTAGATGATTTTCGTGTAATAAGTGAAGAGTTTTTAAATACAGATGAAGAAATGTCGGAGATATCTAAAGCATTGGGTGTATTCGAATTGATATGTACCGTCATCTCCTTAATTTGTCTGTTTATGACTTTTGTGACCTATTGTCTTTTCCCAGTCATGAGATCTATACCAGGTATCAACAATATGAACCTAGTCCTCGTCATGTTTTGTGCACAGTTATTCTTTATCGTTGGATATACTCGAACCTCCATGCCAACATTCTGTACCGTAATAGGAATATTAATTCACTTCTTTTGGTTGACAACCTTCACATGCATGAACGTTTGTTCCATTCACATGTATCATGTCTTCACTGGCGATCTCATGTCTGGTCGCAATACAAACCGATGGAAAAAGAGGATAATGATGTATATGGGATATTCACACGGACTACCGGTGTTAGtcattgttttaaacattatagTTCTGTCCAGTACATCTGTAGACGGTGGGATTGGCTATGGATACACAGTCTGTTTCATAAACAGCACAGCGTCCTTTTACATAACGTTCTTTGTGCCAGTGATACTGATTTGCATTAGCAATATATTCTTTTTCACGCGAACTgctttaaagataaaaaatacacCAAAAGTGGAAAGCACAAAGGAGAAGAGAAATGACTTTGTAATTTACATCAAACTGTTTTCTCTGACTGGGATAACCTGGATATTGCTCGTCATTGACACACTATTTACTGTTTCTGTATTTAGctttcttgttgtgtttttcACAGTCTGTCAAGGGTTGTTTGTGTTTGtaagttttgttttgaacaaaCGCGTTTTGAAACGTTATGAAAAACTTTGCGGTAGAGAGACCAAAAACGTTTCACGTGACAAAAGTTCCTCACAAACCACACAATTAATGTTAACGAACTCAAGTTCAGTGTGA